The following coding sequences are from one Triticum dicoccoides isolate Atlit2015 ecotype Zavitan chromosome 4A, WEW_v2.0, whole genome shotgun sequence window:
- the LOC119287234 gene encoding disease resistance protein RGA5-like, whose protein sequence is MAVVSAAHGAFGPLLGKLTALLADECGRLKGVRREIRSLRSELASMHAALKEYTKLDDPNHQVKAWISLVRELAYDTEDVFDKFIHHLGDSQDHGGFKDLFRKTVRRLKTLGARHGIAGEIHDLKDRIRQVKELKDCYKLLNDAPSSTAGPPAVDPRLHALFADEAHLVGVDGPRDHLAKWMLEEANTSPKHCKVLSIVGFGGLGKTTLANEVCRKIQGKFDCKAFVSVSQKPDIKKIIKDVISQVSCQGGSTKDTSDWDEMKYISELRVLLQNKRYLIIIDDVWSTQAWQAIKCAFPENNCSSRIIATTRIIEVAKSCCPDDDDRVYQLEALSDLHSRRLFFKRLFGSEEHCPDMLKEVSNKILKKCGGLPLAIISISGLLANRPAIKEEWEKVKRSIGTALEKTNSLEGMSSILSLSYNDLAPRLKTCLLYLSLFPEDHVIDRDRLVRRWIAEGFISEYRGQSKQEVAETYFYELINKSMVQPVGIWYDGKVHACRVHDMMLEIIISKSAEDNFTTVVGGGQTSLANHQGSIRRLSIQHIDKKLASELANVDLSHVRTLIVMPSCCVTHLPSLDRFEALRVLDFEGCGDLKDYDMKGMEKLFQLKYLSFRGTGISKLPSGIVMLGNLETLDLRNTHVRELPAGITRLTTLQHLIGYLNKLPNGIGGMRNLQEMPIFVIISQETDVLEDLRNLTSLEELYVDLGDEVSCEDKRCEQEAFLSSLCKLGTCKLCDLEIRAYRGSLDFLDSWSPLPSSLQRFSATSPDSLTNVPKWITPALTNLANLSISLTELTEDGLLALRKLPSLLRLTLRPSKKFFGTVQATSFPNLKVLYFGKPEQLYVSFVKESAPKLEELINMPFSVSAAKADKFYLGIHHLPCLKLAHIVLDKKEATRSECKAAAAAIRKEAGANSNHPAVYFEGEPAEETGGIADED, encoded by the exons ATGGCGGTGGTGAGCGCCGCGCACGGCGCCTTTGGGCCCCTGCTCGGGAAGCTCACGGCCTTGCTCGCCGACGAGTGCGGCCGGCTGAAAGGGGTCCGCCGCGAGATCCGCTCCCTCAGATCCGAGCTCGCCAGCATGCACGCCGCGCTCAAGGAGTACACCAAGCTGGACGACCCCAACCACCAGGTCAAGGCCTGGATCTCGCTGGTCAGGGAGCTGGCCTACGACACCGAGGACGTCTTCGACAAGTTCATCCACCACCTCGGCGACAGCCAAGACCATGGCGGATTCAAGGACTTGTTCCGCAAGACCGTTCGCCGTCTCAAGACACTTGGAGCCAGGCACGGAAtcgccggcgagatccacgacctcAAGGACCGCATCAGGCAGGTGAAAGAGCTCAAGGATTGTTACAAGCTGCTGAATGATGCTCCTTCGAGCACCGCCGGCCCTCCAGCCGTGGATCCGCGGCTGCACGCACTTTTTGCCGATGAGGCACACCTTGTGGGCGTCGACGGTCCAAGAGACCATCTTGCCAAGTGGATGTTGGAAGAAGCAAACACATCGCCCAAACATTGCAAGGTCTTGTCTATTGTTGGGTTTGGTGGTTTGGGCAAAACAACGCTGGCAAATGAGGTTTGCCGCAAGATTCAAGGGAAGTTTGATTGCAAGGCTTTCGTGTCGGTCTCGCAAAAACCAGATATAAAGAAGATTATCAAGGATGTGATCTCTCAAGTGTCATGCCAAGGTGGATCCACAAAAGATACCAGTGATTGGGATGAAATGAAGTATATTTCAGAGCTAAGAGTACTACTACAAAATAAAAG GTATCTCATCATCATCGATGATGTATGGTCTACGCAAGCATGGCAAGCTATCAAGTGTGCTTTTCCAGAGAATAATTGTTCTAGCAGAATTATAGCTACTACACGCATCATTGAAGTAGCAAAGTCATGTTGTCCAGACGATGATGACCGTGTGTATCAATTGGAAGCCCTAAGTGATCTCCACTCCAGAAGATTGTTTTTCAAAAGATTATTTGGCTCTGAGGAACATTGCCCTGACATGTTGAAGGAAGTTTCTAATAAAATCCTAAAGAAATGTGGAGGCCTACCATTGGCAATTATCAGCATATCTGGTTTGCTAGCAAACCGACCAGCCATCAAGGAAGAATGGGAGAAGGTTAAGAGGTCAATTGGTACTGCACTGGAGAAAACTAACAGTCTAGAGGGCATGAGTAGCATACTATCTCTTAGCTACAATGATCTTGCACCTCGTCTCAAGACTTGCTTGCTGTACCTAAGTTTGTTTCCCGAAGACCATGTGATTGACAGAGATAGGCTAGTGAGGCGATGGATCGCAGAAGGCTTCATCTCTGAATATCGTGGACAGAGCAAGCAAGAGGTTGCGGAGACTTACTTCTATGAGCTGATCAATAAAAGCATGGTCCAACCGGTGGGCATTTGGTATGATGGAAAGGTCCATGCCTGTCGAGTCCATGATATGATGCTCGAAATTATTATTTCAAAATCAGCTGAAGATAATTTTACCACTGTGGTAGGTGGAGGTCAAACTAGTTTGGCCAATCATCAAGGTTCAATTCGGCGGCTATCAATCCAGCACATTGACAAGAAACTTGCATCTGAACTGGCAAATGTAGATCTAAGCCATGTTCGAACTTTGATAGTAATGCCATCATGTTGCGTCACACACTTGCCCAGCCTTGATCGGTTTGAAGCTTTACGTGTTCTGGATTTTGAAGGTTGTGGGGATTTAAAGGACTATGATATGAAAGGAATGGAAAAATTATTCCAGCTAAAGTACCTCAGCTTTAGGGGCACAGGTATATCAAAGCTGCCATCAGGGATCGTCATGCTAGGTAATCTAGAGACACTAGATCTTAGGAATACACATGTGCGTGAGTTGCCTGCTGGAATTACTCGGCTCACTACACTACAACACCTAATTGGATATCTGAACAAACTACCAAACGGGATTGGGGGCATGAGGAATTTACAGGAGATGCCAATATTTGTTATTATCTCGCAAGAAACAGATGTGTTGGAGGATCTCCGGAACCTGACAAGTTTGGAGGAACTCTATGTGGATCTTGGTGATGAAGTCTCTTGCGAGGACAAGAGATGTGAACAAGAGGCGTTCCTCTCCTCACTGTGCAAGCTTGGCACCTGCAAACTCTGTGATTTGGAAATACGAGCATACCGTGGTTCCCTCGACTTCTTAGATTCCTGGTCGCCTCTGCCATCTTCTCTTCAAAGGTTTTCGGCGACCAGCCCCGATTCGTTGACAAATGTTCCAAAGTGGATTACACCAGCACTCACCAACCTTGCCAACCTGAGCATCAGCTTAACTGAACTGACGGAAGATGGGCTGCTTGCTCTTAGGAAGCTCCCATCCTTACTTCGCCTGACACTACGGCCATCAAAGAAGTTTTTTGGCACAGTCCAAGCCACTTCTTTCCCAAACCTGAAGGTGCTTTACTTTGGAAAACCTGAACAATTATATGTTTCGTTCGTGAAAGAGTCTGCACCCAAGCTTGAGGAACTTATCAACATGCCATTCAGTGTGTCGGCTGCAAAAGCTGATAAATTCTATTTAGGCATACATCATCTCCCATGTCTCAAATTAGCTCACATAGTGCTTGATAAGAAAGAGGCGACACGGTCAGAATGCAAGGCTGCTGCTGCTGCGATCAGGAAAGAAGCAGGTGCCAATTCCAACCACCCTGCAGTTTATTTTGAGGGGGAACCAGCGGAAGAGACTGGTGGTATCGCTGATGAGGATTAA